The genomic interval tatttttgtgtgtttggaTCATGTTCTGTCCACCTTGTTCTGCTGTGTATCTACAGTGCTTGTAATTATATAAAGAACGTAGTAAGCCAGTTATCAATGCTTTCACCCTAATGTGGCATCCCTGTTCCTACAAATTGGCCATGAGCTTTGACATGAGCATGATTGTCCATGATGAAGTATAATCTAGCATCCATGCTGGTGGAATTGAGGAATAAAGTTAGGACTCTAAAGACCCTTCAACACGATCTAGAAAGAGCTAAATGATGTAGGATCCTGCTATCTCCATCTCTGTTTGCTCAGCTATACACACACATTGATCTCCCCAGTGAACATAAAAATCCTTTATTAATCTCTTTAACTATTGCTAAGAAAACTGCCCTTCTCAACTGGAAGTCTAAACTCATTCAGTATTCAATGAGTACTCAATAGGAAAATGTTCTTATAgaatatatttcatttgaaaaacAAAGCATATCACACAAGGAAAATGTACAAACTTTTACAGATACCTGGAATACCGTTATAGCAGTACTCCAActctatgtacttttataatgtttctgcaagtgttccaaactgcattttgcaatatctatactttgatgtcaaattacaaacttaacaaaaaatctgacatatttacaatatacattaaaataaagatgaatgTAATAGCAAAACAAATATGTAGGAAATAacttatttgccatgaattaagtttatgatatttgaagaaatgtgtgatcatgccccagttagtgaaagtgtgtttcctacccctagaccccagagggttaaccaTACACACAGCATGTtagtgggtccttgagcaaggcccttaacccccaggtccctgggtgccccaacaggtggctgcccttcacaggcAGCTTACTCTGCAAAGAGAAAAGAATTTCCTCAGGATTGATTAAACCACTTCACAGGGGCACATATCTACAGCCCAGCccccaaaataaatgtaatattcagAATTTCTGAAATATTGCAAAACAATTTAATTGTACATACATACCAGATGCAccccaagtttttttttaaaaggttttgtttcaactaactggttcagttctctgtgactgactttttgtactcaactggttgattgaaaccaatcttggtctggatttttatcttctggacctgaactatccacctctgaccTTGATGAAGTTTCCAGACATGTTTGACCTAAGAAAGCGTAGTGGTGTTTTGTAGAGCAGAGTGAAGGACACGGGAAAAGAGTCGAATGGAACAGAATGGGGTTTATTGACTaagaactgaacagaagcaaaCTAGATTGTGGGAGATAAAACAAAAGGAAGGGCAAACAGTAACCAGAGCATATGGGAGTAACAACATTAATGtcaggactggggaacacagcaCTGGGAATCACCTTTATACAGATGACTTGTTAGAACCATGATAGGGAGACACAGGAGGGGCAGATAGACAGGAAATGACAGGTGGCACAATTTGGCACATTGAAATGTAGATATAATAAGGTcctaaacataaaaagaataaaactaGGCCACTTCTGGTTGACAGCGACAGCGACTTCTGTAGGAAGTCAGTCCTCTGCGATGTCAACCCCGACCTTCTCGGCTGTTTGCACTGGAGTGTGTACCTTGTTATactctgtcagggtcagcacctgtcCTCCCCAACCTTTTTTGTCTCCCCCCATTTAACCAGCAGGTCATTCTGTCCTCCCTGTTGTCCTTCAAGCCCTTAGTGTGTTTCCCCACTTCCCCAGACTGCTGCATAGGTCTATGGGTTGGTTCTATGATTTAGTTTATTAGATCCACCTGATCTACTGAGAAAATTTTCCTGTGCTTcatgattgttctcacctgtcctgcattGTCTTGTTAGCCTTGTGTATTTAACTACCTGTTTCTGCTCTGTTTTGGGGTCAGTCCTTATATGTTGATCTGTTAAGGTACTCTGTGCATTGTTACTGTTAGATTACTCTGTGCTGTGCTGCCTGGTTTCCTTTTGTATGTTTAGTTTACTCAACAAACCCCTGTTGTCtcttggagccgcaagtggTTCATCGCCACCTTCCTTTCTCTGCCTGCACCATGACCCCTGTGCATATGGTACTTTTGTGTACCTAGTCCAATCCAAGGTGTCCAAAAACCAAATGTTGGTTGAACAAGAAAGGTGGAGGTAGAAGGTTTGGCGATAGAAAACCCCTGTACTGCACCACTTTCTAGGGCAGAGATCCAACAACAATAGGGGGAAGACTTTGACATAGCACCAGTCATTGACTTCATTCACTCCCGTCAGAAGCCTGCTCTATCATTCATTCCCTGGGAGCTGTGGACAACAAGCAAGACAGTTAAGTGCCGTGTACAAACTCACACTGAATTAGCATGGGATTCTCTATAGGAAAACAGGTTAGGGAAAGCAGCTTTTCTCAAGAGTGTGATGACATGGGGCATCAAGGTGTGGAACACACTTCCAGCCTGATTATGAAAGAGTCATTAAACAAGCTGGTCTACACCAACACCTGTACAAGATGTGAAACAAATGGATCCAGTCCCTTCTACCTCCTGTTTGATAGATCTCTCAGACTCCCCATCAATTCTTTCTTTGGACTGAACACTGAGAAAATCCCAGTCATACACAGTAAGTACAGTACATGGATTGGTGAAATGGAATGCACAGAGCTTACCAAAATGTTGAAAGATCACACATAGAAAAACTAAGAAAGGAACAAGAGGAATAATGATTCAAAGTTCACATGCACAGAACTACAACCAGGTAATCATGTCTTGGTGAAAAACCTGACCCCACGCAGGGGCCCAGGGAAATTTCTGAGAAGATGGTGCCCACGTTTTTGTATGCCAAGAAGGATGAGCCAAATTTTGCCAAGAGTATGGTTTAGGATTAATTACCATAAGTTGAATTGAGGAGAATGTGTGTAAAACAATTAGTCATGGCATTTTTAGTGGAATGTGCTTCCCTCCTTCTCATGACAAATGCTGTTTGTGTGTCTAATTACAACTTTTCCTGAAATAACTTTCTTTTGTGATCTCAAGAGAAATCACAAGATAACAGACGAGCAGTTGGGTGTTCACGTGAATGGGGTGTGGGGCATGTAATTCGTTGTAATTATCAAAGCTTGTTGCTTCATCCTCCTTATGAGCCAAGACAGCAGCAGAATCAGGTGGTTTcgcattttcacatttttgaaaagttgcctttcaatttgaaacaGGAACCATTTTGCAATGCATTTATGAAGACAGGACATCCGTCCTGTGACACTGGGGCGATACCAACCATAAAACCCCCCAGTCAGCTGAAGTGTGATATTTTCTTCTCAGTGACAGTGATAGTGCCTTTTTGGTGGCTCAGTGTTAACAGCGACAGCAAGAGAGGCACAGTCCTCTCCAAAGCATCTGTATGTAACCATTGTATTTAGAGGATCCTGTATCAGGCTGCAGGTGTTGGGGGAAGCTGAACAGCAGTCTATGGACTTCATGTGGGGAGATATGAATACCTGTCTGTTCCTGGATTCCTCTCCAACGTGTAGAAAAGTCTCTGCTTTTTTGGTTTCCCGAAACATCCATCAAAGGACTGGTTTATCTGCACCGGACCCACGCCAGTGTCCTTCCTTCTGCGTTGCCTCACACACTTTTTAAATCAGAGTAATGGCATAAAATTTCTAGTACCAGGGGAACATAGATAAgagaaaaatatgaaaaatgcaGGGTAAGGAAAGCATTAAAGTCTATAAACAAAACAATAGTCCTTAGATGAAATAATATATACAAATGGAGAGTTTTATAAGCCCGATGTGTATAACTGGGGAAGTCGTCTCAGGCCTAACCTATTTATATTTAGGTTAGAAGCAATACtactatattttttttactttactttaacTTGCTCCCTGGTCCTTGGTGTGCTGGTACTTCCTCTGAATATGACTGACTAAATAATTCATATATGTTGTGGAAATGCAAATAGTAAACAATTAAAAAGGAAACTTGTGTGGTAACCTCTCGGCCACTTTTTGCCAGTCCTCCGCTCGTTTGGATGCCTTTGCTGTGTTGCCTTTGTGTATCATCTCCTTTAACTCCTTGTATTCCCCCAGCAAAAGCTCTTCCAGTGAAAGAACTTTTTATCATAGCTCATGTGGTGTATGACAAATTCATTCTATTACTGTAATAGCTGCTGGCAAAATTTAGAGAGAATTGCACATTTTTTTATCAGCTGATACACATGATAAACTTCACAAAAATGTACCTATTGAGAATAACCAGCAACGTCACGTTGAAATGAAAACTCATTCTTGATATCTGTAACTATATTTTGACTGGTCAGATTGACATCTTCAGATATCTCTAATTATGTTTTCACTAATCAAAATCTCCACAACAAGGCATTTTGTCAGAAAGCAATGCACACTGGTGAGCGCAGGGTCAGGTGACCCCAAGCTGGGAtaaagggtcttgctcaaggacccaatgaTGAAATCATTCTGCCGGCCACAGGGTTGGAACTGGGCACCTGCCAATCACTGGCAGAGTCTTATATGTCTTAACATTGCCACTGTAACCAGTTATTTCATAACTATAGTATGACGATAGTATAATTTCATTACATTCTGTTATGTGCCTTAGGGTAGTACCATGTTTTCACAGCAGTAATCTCAGAGAGTGCAGAAAGAGTGTGACAATGAGAAACTCAAGGTCACACAATTTGCCATCTTTGGCTCCCGAGAACATGTCATACAGATGATGATGCAGAGCAGGTATTTTAAAGAAACCCCCAGATACTGAGCCCATACATCGCGGCCCAAAGATTAAATACATGAAATATAAAagcattttctttttgcaaagATGAAACAAAACAAGCCAGTAAAGCTTGAGTCACACTGTTTATTCCATTGCAGACGTTACAATGAGAAAACATATGATATTGCTTTGCTCCCAGTTGTAAAATAACTGCCGATGTTCCTAATTTAGAGAACTCTGTCCACAGCACACAAAAAATTATAACATGCTGTAGTACCTACAGGAAATCAGAATCAAAGGAATTATATCTGAACACATTGTATTTTTTgtcctttttattttatattaaaggTTCAAGAAAGCTATATCAAAGTAATTCAACATTATACAGTTCTGCAACCTAAAATTGCAGAAGCAAACAGAAACTATTGCCTCCATGATCATTCAAGGGGAAAGTGAACTGGTTTAGTACAATTAAGGAAAACAATCTTGTACACGTTTCCTCCCAGACCTCCAGTTCATGCATCTTCAAGGAGCCCAGAACCGGATATTGACACCCCCTTCAGAGAGTGCCACGGACAGGTGGAAAGCAGACTTGTGGAGAGTGGGTACAGTAACTGACTAAGCCTTGTTTGACCAGGGCCAGATTACTTAAGTTCCTGATGCATGTGACTGTGATTGATGTTGAACCTGGACCTGGAGGTTAGTATGGGTGAGTCTAGCTCCTTTTTTTGCACATTGTGcttgaaatatttgaaagtttGACATGCTAACTTAAAAGAAAACCCATCCACATACTGCGTTTTCAAGAGACCTTCTGGGGAAAAGTGAAGctgaaaaaagacaaaagtaatTTCAGAATGAACATACTCCCATGCTCgcaaatgataaataaaaatgttagctttttaaattgtaatcatgattattttcatagataaccttttaaaaaataaagaataatatAAAATAGTAGATTAAAAAACTTCTGAAAATTGTGCTTCATTTAGCACCGCAGTATACTGCTTGACCATAAAAGTCTCCTTTGATATAGTCTCTCAAACTACTACAGAATTAGAATGATTTCCCACAaatgttaattttaaaaaggaaatcaTGACCATAAATCAACCAAAAATGTCCCCTTAAGTGACAACTGACCTTCCTTCTAAAACATGCAGATATGATTTATGAGCAGCCTTATTTTGTGAGTCTGACTTCCTGTGAAATTGTTCAGGTGTCATTAGCAGCAGTTTGAACTGAGATGTAAATGATGTATGATTCAAATAAACATTTGTAATTAATGGTATATGATAACAAAGCAGGCAATGACCTCCCAAAAGAGAAAAGCAAAAACAGACATCCAACCATCATTTACCCATCCGTACATCCATGCAAGTATCCATCATCCATACTGCTTATCCAGCACAAGGCTGCAGTAGCAAATACTTGAAAATGGAAGGACACCTGCCAGAGCATCTGCGATTCACTGTGTGTTGCTCCTTACTTTTCTGTCTTTAGAGCGCCCCCTTCAGAAGCTCAAAATGAAGGACAGCCACACAGCAATGGCCACCCCCTTTGGCATTTTTGATATCAGTTCGTCAGCCCCAGACTTTGGCAGATTTGTGGGTTTTCTgtctgaaaataataataataaaatcgtAATTAGCACTGAACAACATGCATAGATAAGCTGTAATCAGTAAAAGATCTAAATGTCACTAGTATGGGCAATTATACTATTTCTACTACATACTTATGAATGACAACTTTTTAAGTGATATTCCTCTGAGTCTGGAGAATTCCTGATGAATAAATCATAGGTGACCACAGAGGCTTGACCACAGAGGCTTGACCACAGAGGCCTGACCACAGAGGCCTGACCACAGAGGCTTGACCACAGAGGCCTGACCACAGAGGGTTGCTTGTGTTGCACAGCCTAAACCTGCAGGTTTACCTGTGATCCTCACAGATTTGTGGGCACTGGCTGACTGGCGAGATTCAGGTTTTTCCGCGACACATGTAAAGTTCTGTGTGATGTTTGGTATTGATGGGGTCCAGTTGATGGTGGTACCTCTCTGCAGATAAGTGCCACTAGGAAACCCGTTTTTGTAGGTCCAGAAGATGGAACAGCCAAAGGAACAGTTCACTAGACATTTAAACACAGCTGGTTCCCCAACCTCCACTGTATCTGGCCCAATGATCATCAATATTATGGAATCAACTAAAATAGATGGTGGAAAACATCACACAAGTGcatgaatatttaaataatgaatATGAAAAAGACAATAATTTTTGATCAAGGTAGCATAAATGTGAATGCCATTAAAATAGATGTGTATTCATAAACAAAAAGGAAACACTAACTGCCAAAGGCACGTTGAGCTACATTGCCTTTAAACTATACTCACATGTGAGTAAATATTCAGTACTTTGAATTGTAACAGTGCCAATGGAGGCCTGGCACAGGTAATATCCGCTATGAGATTCCAACAGTTTGCTGAAGGACAATGTGGCGTTCTTTCTCGAGAGGCTCATCCACCTGTCAAGGGTCACAGGCTTATTGTTTCTGTACCAGAACACCTGAAGTAGTTCACTGGGGCCTGAACAAGTCAGATTGAAGGCCTCATTTTCCTTGGGTTCATCTGCCATGGGAATCACTTCATATGGATCTGCAACAAAGATGAAATGTAATCTTGACGTCTTGAGTCATGTTGGGTAATTATGGGGAAGTGCAGTCTATATGGGCATTTTTCCACTGCAGCAGCTACTGGAATTTTGGTACTAAAAAATTGGTACTGCCCTTTTTTCATTGATTTCCAGTCAAGTACCAATAACGCAttaccaaaccagctggggtattcctttggtactttggggcgGGACTTGCAAATGTGTTCATTTTCAATTGGCTATGAAAATGAGCTGCCTCtcaaacacaaaatacaaccacCATCTTGAGAAAGCACAGttacaaacacagaaaacaagaataaattaagtaaaaaaaagttataataatggatgcatggacaaCTGAAGATCCAATCTATTTGCTATAATGCCAAACTGCATGGAAGAAATGGTACACATGAGTAACACACAACAGTACCACTTAGAAACGGAAAAAACTCAGGCAGGATTATAGAAAAATGAAAGACTACGATATCAAAAGAGGCCAGCCACTGATGATGTTATCTTGCACCAGTACCAGTTTCTGGTAATGTAAGAGAAGTGTAATCTTTTGCAAGGTTTGATGTTGGGTAATGTAGTTTTTTATGTGGTGTAATGTTGCATGATTTAGGGGAAGTATAGTGTTTCGCCTGATGTTAGGTAATAAAGGACAAATGTAGTCTTTTACATGGTGTCCAGCAATGTAACTTAGAAGAACACAGCACTACACCCATATTTGATAAAGGCGTAGCTGAATACTTCTTCAGATATGGCAGTAAGCATCCTGCGTTTCCTTACTTTTCACTTTCACCTGTTTCATTCTGGCAGATGATTTGCTAGTTTGAGGGTCTGTGGCTGTGCACTGGATTTCTATGCTGTCCCCCCCGCTGGTAGGGGTGACTGCCAGTGATGGGCCATCTACCGTCTTCCCCTGTACAAGCCATCTGTAAGAGCAGGGGATACTGCATTGGGCTGAGCAGCGGAAGTCAGCTGCAACCCCTACAGTGACCTCGCTTGGCCCCGTGATGATCACATTGAGCACCGCACCTAAGGGAGGGAGTCATGTCTGTCATTATCACTGGTGCAGAAGTGTTAAAGGCAATGTTTTACAGTACTGACATCTGCTGGTTGAAAGAAGTATAGCAATTCCAAAACTTCATCTTCACAGTGAACCTGCAGCCTGCTTTAGGAAggacacaagacaggggacaccttAGCTGGGAATGCATTCGAAGGCAAACACACAGGTACAAAAACTGTAGTAAAACACAAAGATCATTCAGGCTTCATACACACAGTGCAGGAATAAAATCCACAGCCATGGAAGGTGTGATGCTACAGTGCTAAATTATGAGGACAGCTGATCGTAATTTTCATGTCCTATTCACCATTCATTGCACATTTTGAACATTTTGAACCAATGTGCACTGCTCATTTACACCACTAGAGCATGGCACAGGATAGTACTGTGTATTGTTGTCATAAAGTGGAGTATTTTCTTGTTTATGTTATTTAGAGTTGTGTGATATCATTGTTTGGTGGTGTTTGTAAAGTGTTCTTTGCTATATTCTACATTTTTCTACTCTGCAAATCTCTTAATTTGGTCATTGgataaaaagtttttttattgaattgtattaaggttctattttcaattcaaacaaaaacaatcatGAAGAATGAGATATGGATAAAACAATTCAAATAACAGCTGTACAGGAAATGTAAGAAAACAGTTACCTCTATTAGCCGAGACAAAGTTGTGGCTTGTTCCTGTTAATAGCAGAATTCATAAATAGAAACACATTAAATAGCATGTAATTTAAGTTTTCAGCAGCAGTTCATTTTTACggaagggacacagagggggaaaaaatcgaTGGTTGGTTTAGCAAAATCCTGCAAGACCTTTTTTCAACTTCGAtttttttgccccccctccATTTCTCTTCTGAGGCTCCATAACTTTTCTCAAAATTGCTGTTTATAAGTAACTACAATAATATATCCTTACATCTTCTACTCATATAGTAAATTGTCATGATAATTAATGTGTCATCTATTAGCTTTACTTTAAAATGTTGCCTTTAACTAAATAATAAAACTTAGTGGTTACTGATATAATTTTCAGGGCTTTTTTGCTGTatctcaaaaagaaaaaagaagaaatacCCATGATCTATggaaggtacagtatgtgtaattCACATGCCAAATGtaatcaaaatcaaaaatgaTGATGCAAGATCTTGTTTGAAATTTGTTCAATTAAAATAGAATGACCCttatttttaaaagtctttCTCTTGAAAAATATTAACAATTAATGGTTGTTGATATACGTTTCAGTTATGTTTTCTTGCTATATTGCAATGAATTTAAGCAGATGCAATAAAGAGAGCCAGGGACATTACCTGAACGTGACAGCAGAAAAAGTGTATAGAAGATCATGCTGCCAATGATGGAgcctataagaacataagaacataagaactatacaaacgagaggaggccattcggcccatcgagctcgcttggggagaacttaactaatagctcagagttgttaaaatcttatctagctctgacttaaaggaacccaaggattcagcttgcactacgttatcaggaagactattccatactctgactacacgctgtgtaaagaagtgcttccttaaatccagtttgaaatgttctcccgctaattcccacctatggccacgagttcttgtatttgaactaatgctgaagtaactattcggttgaacagcatccaaacctgttagaatcttatagacctggatcatgtcccccctcagtctcctttgcttgaggctgaacagatttagctcaaataacctttcctcgtatgacattcctctaagaccaggaatcattcttgtggccctacgctgcaccttttctaaggctgctatgtcctttttaagatatggtgaccaaacctgcacacaatattctaggtgaggtctcaccaaggaattgtataatcttagcattacctcccttgacttaaactccacacacctggagatataccccaacatcctattggccttttttattgcttccccgcactggcgagaatgagacatggaagcatcaacatacacaccaaggtctttctcatagtcagctacctttatttcagtaggtcccataaaataccggtactttatatttctgctccctacatggagtaccttacatttgtctatgttaaatttcatctgccaggtgtcagcccagtcactaattaaattaagatcccgctgtagccgctagttcagtatctgctacaccacccaccttggtgtcatctgcaaatttcaccagtttactgtatatattggtgtctatatcatttatgtaaattaggaacaaaagtggtcctaaaattgaaccctgcggtaccccactatgaacgcaggcccactgtgacattgagcctcttataactactcgctgcttcctatccgttaaccagttatcaatccaggtcgctacagttcctaaaatacctgtcgctttgagtttaagtgagagcctcttgtggggaacaacatcaaaagccttttggaaatctaagtagatgacatcataggccttcttatcatcaacttcctgagtagcttcctcaaaaaactccaacagatttgttaaacaggatctacctctcctaaatccatgctggctatccctcaaaatgttatttgagtccaggtaatctaccattttctctttgattatagcctccataaatttaccagttatacaagttagactgattggcctatagtttgacaaattacttctatccccttttttgaaaatgggcgttatgttggcatgcttccaatcagaaggtaccacaccttcagataaggatttttgaaacagtaatgttaagggtcggcaaataatatccctcatctcttttaacactataggtaagatgccatcagggccctgtgatttatttattttgagctttgctaggctttgcaaaacatcagcttcagttatatatatatattagttatagacgatgttggattagtaataagaactggtaagttactagtgtcctcaactgtgaatacccgtgcaaaactatcattgaactcatttactatgtcaatgtcgttttcaattataagacccttactatcctgcagattagtaatttcagcttttagagctcttttagagttaaaatactggaagaaacttttaacgtcatccttagcttccaatgcgatcttcctttcgacattccttttagctcgtctaatgtcattttttaattcagcctgtagatttagatactcttgctttattatgtcatcatcagttattttccatctctggaacaaagcccttttcctccttactttatactttatttccctattaaaccacctaggttgcaatttcctagatttattcttgctggaaacaggtatgaagtcctcttgcacttgcaataatgtgcttttaaaaaattcccatgcctcttcaacagttttgttatttaactccatccagttcacagtttctagttttaatctcatacaattgaagttagccttcctaacattatatatttttgatttggactttgctcttcgggcactaaacttaacctcaaatttaaccatgttatgatcgctactgtcaagtgg from Paramormyrops kingsleyae isolate MSU_618 chromosome 9, PKINGS_0.4, whole genome shotgun sequence carries:
- the LOC111841669 gene encoding uncharacterized protein; its protein translation is MIFYTLFLLSRSGTSHNFVSANRGAVLNVIITGPSEVTVGVAADFRCSAQCSIPCSYRWLVQGKTVDGPSLAVTPTSGGDSIEIQCTATDPQTSKSSARMKQVKVKNPYEVIPMADEPKENEAFNLTCSGPSELLQVFWYRNNKPVTLDRWMSLSRKNATLSFSKLLESHSGYYLCQASIGTVTIQSTEYLLTFDSIILMIIGPDTVEVGEPAVFKCLVNCSFGCSIFWTYKNGFPSGTYLQRGTTINWTPSIPNITQNFTCVAEKPESRQSASAHKSVRITDRKPTNLPKSGADELISKMPKGVAIAVWLSFILSF